The following coding sequences lie in one Polyodon spathula isolate WHYD16114869_AA chromosome 37, ASM1765450v1, whole genome shotgun sequence genomic window:
- the LOC121304208 gene encoding hormone-sensitive lipase-like isoform X1, which produces MASGKGRGENGNTNTNWKVNSLIKKKAADSSSPPRCPPLSCPGSVMSFSSEEGSAELKDPRVVFQSLHSVLDENIAFFRGQGSSEPARRFVAVFSLIQSHARSLEPAIQAFTSVYHVFDFDAATPANGYRSLVKVVLSCLLHIVHKGRYVSSSRRSLFFRASHNVTELESYCSALCQLRALVYFAQRLLTANRHGDLFFLEERGLSEEFVRQYASMHKGCFYGRCMGFQFTPAIRPFLQTISIGLVSFGENYKRHQSGIGVAASSLFTSGKYAMDPELRGFEFERITQNLDVNFWKAFWNITEMEVLASLANITSTTVRVNKALSVPPHSFELPLAADPKLHVTITPPVAHCGPAPVNMRLLSYELKEGQDSEELSSLVKQEGSSLNIDLRSKPRRGPPSKYLLVHFHGGGFVAQTSKSHEPYLKSWAHELDAPILSIDYSLAPEAPFPRALEECFFAYCWALKNCHLLGSTAERVCLAGDSAGGNLCLTVSMRAASYGVRLPDGIMTAYPATLLTATASPSRLLTLIDPLLPLSVLSKCLSAYAGTEPMPQKREEKVNTMSLVRKDTALLLRDFRLGASAWITSLLDNGRGDTVRKSVSEAALNAPQSDPVHLDSGVSGTSFSKKRDSLKSQTCQDLGSHTPFGTSPPGQQGALLRQDSRQQQPEDISFFLTEDLEEGHPDSRLPLVVVPGVEEEAGFIPGPPRSPSPSSSAPQEFPEGFEPLRSDQLADMKLQTSPIVQNPFMSPLLAPDDMLRGLPPLHIVACALDPMLDDSVVFAKRLRAIGQSVSLCVVEDLPHGFLSLSQLSRETKEAANICVQRIREVFHCEAPPRTQRKHRKLERTNHGAGGVAGVEPGEEPGTVTSQPSVEIGA; this is translated from the exons ATGGCGTCAGGGAAGGGGAGAGGCGAAAATGGCAACACAAATACGAATTGGAAAGTAAACAGCTTGATTAAGAAGAAAGCGGCAG acTCCTCCTCTCCCCCCCGCTGTCCTCCCCTCTCCTGCCCGGGCTCGGTGATGTCTTTTTCCTCGGAGGAGGGTTCCGCTGAGCTGAAGGACCCCCGGGTCGTGTTCCAGAGTCTCCACTCGGTTCTCGATGAGAACATCGCCTTCTTCCGCGGGCAGGGCTCCTCCGAGCCGGCCCGGCGCTTCGTGGCCGTCTTCTCCCTGATCCAGAGCCACGCCCGCAGCCTGGAGCCCGCCATCCAGGCCTTCACCAGCGTGTACCATGTGTTCGACTTCGACGCGGCCACGCCCGCCAACGGGTACCGCAGTCTGGTCAAG gTGGTCCTCTCCTGCCTTCTCCACATCGTCCACAAGGGGCGCTACGTGTCCTCGAGCCGGCGCAGTTTGTTTTTCCGGGCGAGCCACAACGTGACGGAGCTGGAGTCGTACTGCTCCGCGCTGTGCCAGCTCCGCGCCCTGGTGTACTTCGCCCAGCGCCTGCTCACCGCCAACCGCCACGGAGACCTCTTCTTCCTGGAGGAGAGGGGCCTGTCGGAGGAGTTTGTGCGCCAGTACGCCTCCATGCACAAGGGCTGCTTCTACGGGAGGTGCATGGGGTTCCag TTCACTCCTGCGATCCGCCCCTTCCTGCAGACCATCTCCATCGGCCTGGTGTCCTTCGGAGAGAATTACAAGAGACACCAGTCAGGGATCG gagTGGCAGCGAGCTCGCTCTTCACCAGTGGGAAGTACGCAATGGACCCGGAGCTGCGAGGATTCGAGTTCGAGAGAATCACACAGAACCTGGACGTGAACTTCTGGAAAGCCTTCTGGAACATCACTGAGATGGAGGTGTTAGCG tctctagCGAATATCACCTCCACGACAGTGCGTGTGAACAAGGCCCTGTCAGTGCCCCCCCACTCCTTCGAGCTGCCCCTCGCTGCGGACCCCAAGCTCCACGTCACCATCACCCCCCCCGTGGCGCACTGTGGTCCGGCACCCGTTAACATGAGGCTGCTCTCCTATGAGCTCAAGGAGgggcag gaCAGTGAGGAGCTCTCCTCCCTGGTGAAGCAGGAAGGCTCGTCTCTGAACATCGATCTCCGATCGAAGCCCCGGCGCGGCCCCCCTTCCAAATACCTGCTTGTGCATTTCCATGGGGGGGGCTTCGTCGCACAGACCTCCAAATCACAcgag ccgtACCTGAAGAGCTGGGCTCATGAGCTGGACGCCCCGATCCTCTCCATCGATTACTCGCTGGCCCCTGAGGCCCCCTTCCCCCGGGCCCTGGAGGAGTGCTTCTTCGCGTACTGCTGGGCCCTCAAGAACTGCCACCtgctgg GCTCGACGGCGGAGCGAGTGTGCCTGGCGGGGGACAGCGCGGGGGGGAACCTGTGCCTCACCGTGTCCATGAGGGCCGCATCGTACGGGGTGCGTCTGCCGGACGGGATCATGACAGCGTACCCCGCAACCCTCCTCACCGCCACCGCCTCCCCCTCCCGCCTGCTCACCCTCATCGACCCTCTGCTGCCCCTCAGCGTGCTGTCCAAGTGCCTCAGCGCCTACGCAG gtacaGAGCCCATGCCTCAGAAGCGAGAGGAGAAGGTGAACACAATGAGCCTGGTGAGGAAAGACACGGCCCTGCTGCTGAGAGACTTCCGGCTGGGGGCTTCGGCCTGGATCACCTCCCTGCTGGACAACGGGAGAGGAG aCACTGTTCGGAAGAGCGTTTCCGAAGCTGCTCTGAATGCTCCCCAGTCAGACCCTGTCCATCTGGATTCGGGGGTTAGCGGGACCTCCTTCTCAAAGAAACGGGACTCGCTGAAGAGCCAGACCTGCCAGGACCTGGGCAGCCACACCCCCTTCGGGACAAGTCCTCCCGGCCAGCAGGGGGCGCTGCTGAGGCAGGACAGCAGGCAGCAGCAG ccCGAAGACATCAGTTTCTTTCTCACGGAGGACTTGGAGGAGGGTCACCCTGACTCTcggctccccctggtggtggtCCCGGGAGTGGAGGAGGAGGCAGGGTTCATTCCTGGGCCCCCCCGgagcccctccccctcctcctccgcCCCCCAGGAGTTCCCAGAAGGATTCGAGCCCCTGCGCTCGGACCAGCTGGCTGACATGAAGCTGCAGACCTCTCCCATCGTCCAGAACCCCTTCATGTCCCCCCTTCTGGCCCCTGACGACATGCTGAGGGGGCTGCCCCCCCTGCACATCGTG GCCTGCGCTCTCGACCCCATGCTCGATGACTCAGTGGTGTTTGCTAAGCGACTCCGTGCTATTGGGCAGTCGGTCAGCCTCTGTGTGGTGGAAGACCTCCCACACGGCTTTCTCAGCCTATCGCAGCTCTCCAG GGAGACGAAGGAGGCGGCCAACATCTGTGTGCAACGAATCAGAGAGGTCTTCCACTGCGAGGCCCCGCCCCGCACCCAGCGCAAGCACCGGAAGCTGGAGAGGACCAATCACGGTGCGGGGGGCGTGGCTGGGGTAGAACCAGGGGAGGAACCCGGGACAGTGACATCACAGCCCAGCGTTGAGATCGGAGCgtga
- the LOC121304208 gene encoding hormone-sensitive lipase-like isoform X3, whose product MASGKGRGENGNTNTNWKVNSLIKKKAADSSSPPRCPPLSCPGSVMSFSSEEGSAELKDPRVVFQSLHSVLDENIAFFRGQGSSEPARRFVAVFSLIQSHARSLEPAIQAFTSVYHVFDFDAATPANGYRSLVKVVLSCLLHIVHKGRYVSSSRRSLFFRASHNVTELESYCSALCQLRALVYFAQRLLTANRHGDLFFLEERGLSEEFVRQYASMHKGCFYGRCMGFQFTPAIRPFLQTISIGLVSFGENYKRHQSGIGVAASSLFTSGKYAMDPELRGFEFERITQNLDVNFWKAFWNITEMEVLASLANITSTTVRVNKALSVPPHSFELPLAADPKLHVTITPPVAHCGPAPVNMRLLSYELKEGQDSEELSSLVKQEGSSLNIDLRSKPRRGPPSKYLLVHFHGGGFVAQTSKSHEPYLKSWAHELDAPILSIDYSLAPEAPFPRALEECFFAYCWALKNCHLLGSTAERVCLAGDSAGGNLCLTVSMRAASYGVRLPDGIMTAYPATLLTATASPSRLLTLIDPLLPLSVLSKCLSAYAGTEPMPQKREEKVNTMSLVRKDTALLLRDFRLGASAWITSLLDNGRGGKNSSADTVRKSVSEAALNAPQSDPVHLDSGVSGTSFSKKRDSLKSQTCQDLGSHTPFGTSPPGQQGALLRQDSRQQQPEDISFFLTEDLEEGHPDSRLPLVVVPGVEEEAGFIPGPPRSPSPSSSAPQEFPEGFEPLRSDQLADMKLQTSPIVQNPFMSPLLAPDDMLRGLPPLHIVACALDPMLDDSVVFAKRLRAIGQSVSLCVVEDLPHGFLSLSQLSRETKEAANICVQRIREVFHCEAPPRTQRKHRKLERTNHGAGGVAGVEPGEEPGTVTSQPSVEIGA is encoded by the exons ATGGCGTCAGGGAAGGGGAGAGGCGAAAATGGCAACACAAATACGAATTGGAAAGTAAACAGCTTGATTAAGAAGAAAGCGGCAG acTCCTCCTCTCCCCCCCGCTGTCCTCCCCTCTCCTGCCCGGGCTCGGTGATGTCTTTTTCCTCGGAGGAGGGTTCCGCTGAGCTGAAGGACCCCCGGGTCGTGTTCCAGAGTCTCCACTCGGTTCTCGATGAGAACATCGCCTTCTTCCGCGGGCAGGGCTCCTCCGAGCCGGCCCGGCGCTTCGTGGCCGTCTTCTCCCTGATCCAGAGCCACGCCCGCAGCCTGGAGCCCGCCATCCAGGCCTTCACCAGCGTGTACCATGTGTTCGACTTCGACGCGGCCACGCCCGCCAACGGGTACCGCAGTCTGGTCAAG gTGGTCCTCTCCTGCCTTCTCCACATCGTCCACAAGGGGCGCTACGTGTCCTCGAGCCGGCGCAGTTTGTTTTTCCGGGCGAGCCACAACGTGACGGAGCTGGAGTCGTACTGCTCCGCGCTGTGCCAGCTCCGCGCCCTGGTGTACTTCGCCCAGCGCCTGCTCACCGCCAACCGCCACGGAGACCTCTTCTTCCTGGAGGAGAGGGGCCTGTCGGAGGAGTTTGTGCGCCAGTACGCCTCCATGCACAAGGGCTGCTTCTACGGGAGGTGCATGGGGTTCCag TTCACTCCTGCGATCCGCCCCTTCCTGCAGACCATCTCCATCGGCCTGGTGTCCTTCGGAGAGAATTACAAGAGACACCAGTCAGGGATCG gagTGGCAGCGAGCTCGCTCTTCACCAGTGGGAAGTACGCAATGGACCCGGAGCTGCGAGGATTCGAGTTCGAGAGAATCACACAGAACCTGGACGTGAACTTCTGGAAAGCCTTCTGGAACATCACTGAGATGGAGGTGTTAGCG tctctagCGAATATCACCTCCACGACAGTGCGTGTGAACAAGGCCCTGTCAGTGCCCCCCCACTCCTTCGAGCTGCCCCTCGCTGCGGACCCCAAGCTCCACGTCACCATCACCCCCCCCGTGGCGCACTGTGGTCCGGCACCCGTTAACATGAGGCTGCTCTCCTATGAGCTCAAGGAGgggcag gaCAGTGAGGAGCTCTCCTCCCTGGTGAAGCAGGAAGGCTCGTCTCTGAACATCGATCTCCGATCGAAGCCCCGGCGCGGCCCCCCTTCCAAATACCTGCTTGTGCATTTCCATGGGGGGGGCTTCGTCGCACAGACCTCCAAATCACAcgag ccgtACCTGAAGAGCTGGGCTCATGAGCTGGACGCCCCGATCCTCTCCATCGATTACTCGCTGGCCCCTGAGGCCCCCTTCCCCCGGGCCCTGGAGGAGTGCTTCTTCGCGTACTGCTGGGCCCTCAAGAACTGCCACCtgctgg GCTCGACGGCGGAGCGAGTGTGCCTGGCGGGGGACAGCGCGGGGGGGAACCTGTGCCTCACCGTGTCCATGAGGGCCGCATCGTACGGGGTGCGTCTGCCGGACGGGATCATGACAGCGTACCCCGCAACCCTCCTCACCGCCACCGCCTCCCCCTCCCGCCTGCTCACCCTCATCGACCCTCTGCTGCCCCTCAGCGTGCTGTCCAAGTGCCTCAGCGCCTACGCAG gtacaGAGCCCATGCCTCAGAAGCGAGAGGAGAAGGTGAACACAATGAGCCTGGTGAGGAAAGACACGGCCCTGCTGCTGAGAGACTTCCGGCTGGGGGCTTCGGCCTGGATCACCTCCCTGCTGGACAACGGGAGAGGAGGCAAGAACAGCAGCGCGG aCACTGTTCGGAAGAGCGTTTCCGAAGCTGCTCTGAATGCTCCCCAGTCAGACCCTGTCCATCTGGATTCGGGGGTTAGCGGGACCTCCTTCTCAAAGAAACGGGACTCGCTGAAGAGCCAGACCTGCCAGGACCTGGGCAGCCACACCCCCTTCGGGACAAGTCCTCCCGGCCAGCAGGGGGCGCTGCTGAGGCAGGACAGCAGGCAGCAGCAG ccCGAAGACATCAGTTTCTTTCTCACGGAGGACTTGGAGGAGGGTCACCCTGACTCTcggctccccctggtggtggtCCCGGGAGTGGAGGAGGAGGCAGGGTTCATTCCTGGGCCCCCCCGgagcccctccccctcctcctccgcCCCCCAGGAGTTCCCAGAAGGATTCGAGCCCCTGCGCTCGGACCAGCTGGCTGACATGAAGCTGCAGACCTCTCCCATCGTCCAGAACCCCTTCATGTCCCCCCTTCTGGCCCCTGACGACATGCTGAGGGGGCTGCCCCCCCTGCACATCGTG GCCTGCGCTCTCGACCCCATGCTCGATGACTCAGTGGTGTTTGCTAAGCGACTCCGTGCTATTGGGCAGTCGGTCAGCCTCTGTGTGGTGGAAGACCTCCCACACGGCTTTCTCAGCCTATCGCAGCTCTCCAG GGAGACGAAGGAGGCGGCCAACATCTGTGTGCAACGAATCAGAGAGGTCTTCCACTGCGAGGCCCCGCCCCGCACCCAGCGCAAGCACCGGAAGCTGGAGAGGACCAATCACGGTGCGGGGGGCGTGGCTGGGGTAGAACCAGGGGAGGAACCCGGGACAGTGACATCACAGCCCAGCGTTGAGATCGGAGCgtga
- the LOC121304208 gene encoding hormone-sensitive lipase-like isoform X2 — protein MSFSSEEGSAELKDPRVVFQSLHSVLDENIAFFRGQGSSEPARRFVAVFSLIQSHARSLEPAIQAFTSVYHVFDFDAATPANGYRSLVKVVLSCLLHIVHKGRYVSSSRRSLFFRASHNVTELESYCSALCQLRALVYFAQRLLTANRHGDLFFLEERGLSEEFVRQYASMHKGCFYGRCMGFQFTPAIRPFLQTISIGLVSFGENYKRHQSGIGVAASSLFTSGKYAMDPELRGFEFERITQNLDVNFWKAFWNITEMEVLASLANITSTTVRVNKALSVPPHSFELPLAADPKLHVTITPPVAHCGPAPVNMRLLSYELKEGQDSEELSSLVKQEGSSLNIDLRSKPRRGPPSKYLLVHFHGGGFVAQTSKSHEPYLKSWAHELDAPILSIDYSLAPEAPFPRALEECFFAYCWALKNCHLLGSTAERVCLAGDSAGGNLCLTVSMRAASYGVRLPDGIMTAYPATLLTATASPSRLLTLIDPLLPLSVLSKCLSAYAGTEPMPQKREEKVNTMSLVRKDTALLLRDFRLGASAWITSLLDNGRGGKNSSADTVRKSVSEAALNAPQSDPVHLDSGVSGTSFSKKRDSLKSQTCQDLGSHTPFGTSPPGQQGALLRQDSRQQQPEDISFFLTEDLEEGHPDSRLPLVVVPGVEEEAGFIPGPPRSPSPSSSAPQEFPEGFEPLRSDQLADMKLQTSPIVQNPFMSPLLAPDDMLRGLPPLHIVACALDPMLDDSVVFAKRLRAIGQSVSLCVVEDLPHGFLSLSQLSRETKEAANICVQRIREVFHCEAPPRTQRKHRKLERTNHGAGGVAGVEPGEEPGTVTSQPSVEIGA, from the exons ATGTCTTTTTCCTCGGAGGAGGGTTCCGCTGAGCTGAAGGACCCCCGGGTCGTGTTCCAGAGTCTCCACTCGGTTCTCGATGAGAACATCGCCTTCTTCCGCGGGCAGGGCTCCTCCGAGCCGGCCCGGCGCTTCGTGGCCGTCTTCTCCCTGATCCAGAGCCACGCCCGCAGCCTGGAGCCCGCCATCCAGGCCTTCACCAGCGTGTACCATGTGTTCGACTTCGACGCGGCCACGCCCGCCAACGGGTACCGCAGTCTGGTCAAG gTGGTCCTCTCCTGCCTTCTCCACATCGTCCACAAGGGGCGCTACGTGTCCTCGAGCCGGCGCAGTTTGTTTTTCCGGGCGAGCCACAACGTGACGGAGCTGGAGTCGTACTGCTCCGCGCTGTGCCAGCTCCGCGCCCTGGTGTACTTCGCCCAGCGCCTGCTCACCGCCAACCGCCACGGAGACCTCTTCTTCCTGGAGGAGAGGGGCCTGTCGGAGGAGTTTGTGCGCCAGTACGCCTCCATGCACAAGGGCTGCTTCTACGGGAGGTGCATGGGGTTCCag TTCACTCCTGCGATCCGCCCCTTCCTGCAGACCATCTCCATCGGCCTGGTGTCCTTCGGAGAGAATTACAAGAGACACCAGTCAGGGATCG gagTGGCAGCGAGCTCGCTCTTCACCAGTGGGAAGTACGCAATGGACCCGGAGCTGCGAGGATTCGAGTTCGAGAGAATCACACAGAACCTGGACGTGAACTTCTGGAAAGCCTTCTGGAACATCACTGAGATGGAGGTGTTAGCG tctctagCGAATATCACCTCCACGACAGTGCGTGTGAACAAGGCCCTGTCAGTGCCCCCCCACTCCTTCGAGCTGCCCCTCGCTGCGGACCCCAAGCTCCACGTCACCATCACCCCCCCCGTGGCGCACTGTGGTCCGGCACCCGTTAACATGAGGCTGCTCTCCTATGAGCTCAAGGAGgggcag gaCAGTGAGGAGCTCTCCTCCCTGGTGAAGCAGGAAGGCTCGTCTCTGAACATCGATCTCCGATCGAAGCCCCGGCGCGGCCCCCCTTCCAAATACCTGCTTGTGCATTTCCATGGGGGGGGCTTCGTCGCACAGACCTCCAAATCACAcgag ccgtACCTGAAGAGCTGGGCTCATGAGCTGGACGCCCCGATCCTCTCCATCGATTACTCGCTGGCCCCTGAGGCCCCCTTCCCCCGGGCCCTGGAGGAGTGCTTCTTCGCGTACTGCTGGGCCCTCAAGAACTGCCACCtgctgg GCTCGACGGCGGAGCGAGTGTGCCTGGCGGGGGACAGCGCGGGGGGGAACCTGTGCCTCACCGTGTCCATGAGGGCCGCATCGTACGGGGTGCGTCTGCCGGACGGGATCATGACAGCGTACCCCGCAACCCTCCTCACCGCCACCGCCTCCCCCTCCCGCCTGCTCACCCTCATCGACCCTCTGCTGCCCCTCAGCGTGCTGTCCAAGTGCCTCAGCGCCTACGCAG gtacaGAGCCCATGCCTCAGAAGCGAGAGGAGAAGGTGAACACAATGAGCCTGGTGAGGAAAGACACGGCCCTGCTGCTGAGAGACTTCCGGCTGGGGGCTTCGGCCTGGATCACCTCCCTGCTGGACAACGGGAGAGGAGGCAAGAACAGCAGCGCGG aCACTGTTCGGAAGAGCGTTTCCGAAGCTGCTCTGAATGCTCCCCAGTCAGACCCTGTCCATCTGGATTCGGGGGTTAGCGGGACCTCCTTCTCAAAGAAACGGGACTCGCTGAAGAGCCAGACCTGCCAGGACCTGGGCAGCCACACCCCCTTCGGGACAAGTCCTCCCGGCCAGCAGGGGGCGCTGCTGAGGCAGGACAGCAGGCAGCAGCAG ccCGAAGACATCAGTTTCTTTCTCACGGAGGACTTGGAGGAGGGTCACCCTGACTCTcggctccccctggtggtggtCCCGGGAGTGGAGGAGGAGGCAGGGTTCATTCCTGGGCCCCCCCGgagcccctccccctcctcctccgcCCCCCAGGAGTTCCCAGAAGGATTCGAGCCCCTGCGCTCGGACCAGCTGGCTGACATGAAGCTGCAGACCTCTCCCATCGTCCAGAACCCCTTCATGTCCCCCCTTCTGGCCCCTGACGACATGCTGAGGGGGCTGCCCCCCCTGCACATCGTG GCCTGCGCTCTCGACCCCATGCTCGATGACTCAGTGGTGTTTGCTAAGCGACTCCGTGCTATTGGGCAGTCGGTCAGCCTCTGTGTGGTGGAAGACCTCCCACACGGCTTTCTCAGCCTATCGCAGCTCTCCAG GGAGACGAAGGAGGCGGCCAACATCTGTGTGCAACGAATCAGAGAGGTCTTCCACTGCGAGGCCCCGCCCCGCACCCAGCGCAAGCACCGGAAGCTGGAGAGGACCAATCACGGTGCGGGGGGCGTGGCTGGGGTAGAACCAGGGGAGGAACCCGGGACAGTGACATCACAGCCCAGCGTTGAGATCGGAGCgtga
- the LOC121304208 gene encoding hormone-sensitive lipase-like isoform X4: MHKGCFYGRCMGFQVRGGGGGYASMHKGCFYGRCMGFQVRGGGGGYASMHKGCFYGRCMGFQFTPAIRPFLQTISIGLVSFGENYKRHQSGIGVAASSLFTSGKYAMDPELRGFEFERITQNLDVNFWKAFWNITEMEVLASLANITSTTVRVNKALSVPPHSFELPLAADPKLHVTITPPVAHCGPAPVNMRLLSYELKEGQDSEELSSLVKQEGSSLNIDLRSKPRRGPPSKYLLVHFHGGGFVAQTSKSHEPYLKSWAHELDAPILSIDYSLAPEAPFPRALEECFFAYCWALKNCHLLGSTAERVCLAGDSAGGNLCLTVSMRAASYGVRLPDGIMTAYPATLLTATASPSRLLTLIDPLLPLSVLSKCLSAYAGTEPMPQKREEKVNTMSLVRKDTALLLRDFRLGASAWITSLLDNGRGGKNSSADTVRKSVSEAALNAPQSDPVHLDSGVSGTSFSKKRDSLKSQTCQDLGSHTPFGTSPPGQQGALLRQDSRQQQPEDISFFLTEDLEEGHPDSRLPLVVVPGVEEEAGFIPGPPRSPSPSSSAPQEFPEGFEPLRSDQLADMKLQTSPIVQNPFMSPLLAPDDMLRGLPPLHIVACALDPMLDDSVVFAKRLRAIGQSVSLCVVEDLPHGFLSLSQLSRETKEAANICVQRIREVFHCEAPPRTQRKHRKLERTNHGAGGVAGVEPGEEPGTVTSQPSVEIGA, from the exons ATGCACAAGGGCTGCTTCTATGGGAGGTGCATGGGGTTCCaggtgagaggaggagggggtgggtaCGCCTCCATGCACAAGGGCTGCTTCTATGGGAGGTGCATGGGGTTCCAGgtgagaggaggggggggtgggTACGCCTCCATGCACAAGGGCTGCTTCTACGGGAGGTGCATGGGGTTCCAG TTCACTCCTGCGATCCGCCCCTTCCTGCAGACCATCTCCATCGGCCTGGTGTCCTTCGGAGAGAATTACAAGAGACACCAGTCAGGGATCG gagTGGCAGCGAGCTCGCTCTTCACCAGTGGGAAGTACGCAATGGACCCGGAGCTGCGAGGATTCGAGTTCGAGAGAATCACACAGAACCTGGACGTGAACTTCTGGAAAGCCTTCTGGAACATCACTGAGATGGAGGTGTTAGCG tctctagCGAATATCACCTCCACGACAGTGCGTGTGAACAAGGCCCTGTCAGTGCCCCCCCACTCCTTCGAGCTGCCCCTCGCTGCGGACCCCAAGCTCCACGTCACCATCACCCCCCCCGTGGCGCACTGTGGTCCGGCACCCGTTAACATGAGGCTGCTCTCCTATGAGCTCAAGGAGgggcag gaCAGTGAGGAGCTCTCCTCCCTGGTGAAGCAGGAAGGCTCGTCTCTGAACATCGATCTCCGATCGAAGCCCCGGCGCGGCCCCCCTTCCAAATACCTGCTTGTGCATTTCCATGGGGGGGGCTTCGTCGCACAGACCTCCAAATCACAcgag ccgtACCTGAAGAGCTGGGCTCATGAGCTGGACGCCCCGATCCTCTCCATCGATTACTCGCTGGCCCCTGAGGCCCCCTTCCCCCGGGCCCTGGAGGAGTGCTTCTTCGCGTACTGCTGGGCCCTCAAGAACTGCCACCtgctgg GCTCGACGGCGGAGCGAGTGTGCCTGGCGGGGGACAGCGCGGGGGGGAACCTGTGCCTCACCGTGTCCATGAGGGCCGCATCGTACGGGGTGCGTCTGCCGGACGGGATCATGACAGCGTACCCCGCAACCCTCCTCACCGCCACCGCCTCCCCCTCCCGCCTGCTCACCCTCATCGACCCTCTGCTGCCCCTCAGCGTGCTGTCCAAGTGCCTCAGCGCCTACGCAG gtacaGAGCCCATGCCTCAGAAGCGAGAGGAGAAGGTGAACACAATGAGCCTGGTGAGGAAAGACACGGCCCTGCTGCTGAGAGACTTCCGGCTGGGGGCTTCGGCCTGGATCACCTCCCTGCTGGACAACGGGAGAGGAGGCAAGAACAGCAGCGCGG aCACTGTTCGGAAGAGCGTTTCCGAAGCTGCTCTGAATGCTCCCCAGTCAGACCCTGTCCATCTGGATTCGGGGGTTAGCGGGACCTCCTTCTCAAAGAAACGGGACTCGCTGAAGAGCCAGACCTGCCAGGACCTGGGCAGCCACACCCCCTTCGGGACAAGTCCTCCCGGCCAGCAGGGGGCGCTGCTGAGGCAGGACAGCAGGCAGCAGCAG ccCGAAGACATCAGTTTCTTTCTCACGGAGGACTTGGAGGAGGGTCACCCTGACTCTcggctccccctggtggtggtCCCGGGAGTGGAGGAGGAGGCAGGGTTCATTCCTGGGCCCCCCCGgagcccctccccctcctcctccgcCCCCCAGGAGTTCCCAGAAGGATTCGAGCCCCTGCGCTCGGACCAGCTGGCTGACATGAAGCTGCAGACCTCTCCCATCGTCCAGAACCCCTTCATGTCCCCCCTTCTGGCCCCTGACGACATGCTGAGGGGGCTGCCCCCCCTGCACATCGTG GCCTGCGCTCTCGACCCCATGCTCGATGACTCAGTGGTGTTTGCTAAGCGACTCCGTGCTATTGGGCAGTCGGTCAGCCTCTGTGTGGTGGAAGACCTCCCACACGGCTTTCTCAGCCTATCGCAGCTCTCCAG GGAGACGAAGGAGGCGGCCAACATCTGTGTGCAACGAATCAGAGAGGTCTTCCACTGCGAGGCCCCGCCCCGCACCCAGCGCAAGCACCGGAAGCTGGAGAGGACCAATCACGGTGCGGGGGGCGTGGCTGGGGTAGAACCAGGGGAGGAACCCGGGACAGTGACATCACAGCCCAGCGTTGAGATCGGAGCgtga